The following proteins come from a genomic window of Tepidiforma thermophila:
- a CDS encoding histidine phosphatase family protein: MSHGPARSPMIFDRAFLTDVEGVTELIFVRHGEQFVPDPRNGPVGDTFDPPLSERGRQQADAVAARLSVDRVDAVYTSPLQRALETGRAIARHHRLEPIVVHDLREVEIFRDIPPEKSALEFLGRDLLLGIRERMLRERKWDVYPYSESSFEFRKRTVNAVEAIIAGNQGKRVVIACHGGVINAYIGHIIASPYDMFFRPAHASISVVFAGEGVRALQSLNDVHHLRTGEWNLVSH; the protein is encoded by the coding sequence ATGTCCCACGGCCCCGCTCGCTCACCCATGATCTTCGACCGCGCCTTCCTCACCGATGTCGAAGGCGTCACCGAGCTCATCTTCGTCCGCCACGGCGAACAGTTCGTCCCCGACCCGCGCAACGGCCCCGTCGGCGATACCTTCGACCCGCCCCTCAGCGAGCGCGGCCGCCAGCAGGCCGACGCCGTCGCCGCCCGCCTCTCCGTCGACCGGGTCGACGCCGTCTACACCAGCCCCCTGCAGCGCGCCCTCGAAACCGGCCGCGCCATCGCCCGCCACCACCGCCTCGAGCCCATCGTCGTCCACGACCTCCGCGAAGTCGAAATCTTCCGCGATATCCCGCCCGAGAAGTCCGCCCTCGAATTCCTCGGGCGCGACCTCCTCCTCGGCATCCGCGAGCGGATGCTCCGCGAGCGCAAGTGGGACGTCTACCCCTACTCCGAGTCCTCGTTCGAATTCCGCAAGCGCACCGTCAACGCCGTCGAAGCCATCATCGCCGGCAACCAGGGTAAGCGCGTCGTCATCGCCTGCCACGGCGGCGTCATCAACGCCTACATCGGGCACATCATCGCCAGCCCCTACGACATGTTCTTCCGCCCCGCCCACGCCTCCATCTCCGTCGTCTTCGCCGGCGAAGGCGTCCGCGCACTCCAGTCGCTGAACGACGTCCACCATCTCCGCACGGGCGAGTGGAACCTCGTCAGCCACTGA
- a CDS encoding LLM class flavin-dependent oxidoreductase has product MEAPHVSVMLRGWDIRTGTTGEMVLEAARRAEALGIDGLVAGDHVTFYGFGNDGLVTLTAAAAVTERIDLKTAVYLLPLRHPVPVALQVAQLDQLSMGRFTLGIGVGGEDPHEFWSCGVDPRTRGARANEAIAILRRLWTEDGVTFRGRHFTLEEVTVYPKPFRPVPIFVGGRSEAALRRAGRLGDGYTGIWLTPERFGEAMERVGAFAEEAGRDPGAVEGGMQFWTSVAADRAAARELVARGMEATYRLPFERFERYTPFGTAREVAEFIWAFVERGARHVNLITTQATPEEAIERAAEVRAALHELAD; this is encoded by the coding sequence ATGGAGGCGCCGCACGTTTCGGTGATGCTGCGGGGATGGGATATCCGCACGGGAACGACGGGCGAGATGGTGCTCGAAGCGGCCCGGCGGGCGGAGGCGCTCGGCATCGACGGACTGGTGGCGGGCGACCATGTGACGTTCTACGGCTTTGGGAATGACGGGCTGGTGACGCTGACGGCGGCGGCGGCAGTGACGGAGCGGATCGACCTGAAGACGGCGGTGTACCTGCTGCCGCTTCGGCACCCGGTGCCGGTGGCGCTGCAGGTGGCGCAGCTGGACCAGCTGAGCATGGGGCGGTTCACGCTGGGAATCGGCGTGGGCGGGGAGGACCCGCACGAGTTCTGGAGCTGCGGGGTAGACCCGCGGACGCGCGGCGCGCGGGCGAACGAGGCGATCGCGATCCTGCGGCGGCTGTGGACGGAGGACGGCGTGACGTTCCGGGGGCGGCACTTCACGCTCGAGGAGGTGACGGTCTACCCGAAGCCATTCCGGCCGGTGCCGATCTTCGTGGGCGGGAGGAGCGAGGCGGCGCTGCGGCGGGCGGGCCGGCTGGGCGATGGGTACACCGGCATCTGGCTGACGCCGGAGCGGTTCGGGGAGGCGATGGAGCGGGTGGGGGCCTTCGCGGAGGAGGCCGGGCGGGACCCGGGCGCGGTGGAGGGCGGGATGCAGTTCTGGACGAGCGTGGCGGCGGACCGGGCTGCGGCGCGGGAGCTCGTGGCGCGGGGAATGGAGGCGACCTACCGGCTGCCGTTCGAGCGGTTCGAGCGGTACACGCCGTTCGGGACAGCGCGTGAGGTCGCGGAGTTTATCTGGGCGTTCGTGGAGCGGGGCGCACGGCACGTGAACCTGATTACGACACAGGCGACGCCAGAGGAGGCGATCGAGCGGGCGGCGGAGGTGCGGGCAGCGCTCCACGAGCTGGCGGACTGA
- a CDS encoding 2-dehydropantoate 2-reductase, with translation MARIAVIGAGAVGGYYGGRLALAGHDVRFLVRSDYAAWKARGLRVFSKDGDFTLPDVQAFRDPAELGTADWVICALKATAIDEAADLIAPCAGPETRIAALMNGLGNEQRLAERFPARRIFGAMAFVCINRGEPGVIHHLEYGRVSVGHLEDDPAETALLAELFRGAGIETVIAPNLRYARWEKLCWNVPFNGLSVAGGGIGTRTILEDRELRAFAEGAMREVVRAGNADLAAAGSEARLDEEDVVRRMFAQTEAMADYRTSMVIDLVLGRPLEAEAILGNPVRRARELAVQVPRMEALYALVRHADLARRGERRLLTPEDLRLPESVV, from the coding sequence GTGGCGCGGATTGCTGTTATCGGTGCGGGCGCGGTCGGCGGCTACTACGGCGGACGGCTGGCGCTGGCGGGGCACGACGTGCGGTTCCTCGTGCGGAGCGACTACGCGGCGTGGAAGGCGCGGGGGCTGCGCGTCTTCAGCAAGGACGGGGATTTCACCCTGCCGGACGTGCAGGCGTTCCGCGACCCGGCCGAACTCGGGACGGCGGACTGGGTGATCTGTGCGCTGAAGGCAACGGCGATCGACGAGGCGGCAGACCTGATTGCGCCCTGCGCCGGGCCGGAGACGCGGATTGCGGCGCTGATGAACGGGCTGGGGAACGAGCAGCGGCTGGCGGAGCGGTTCCCGGCGCGGCGGATCTTCGGGGCGATGGCGTTTGTCTGCATCAACCGGGGCGAGCCGGGCGTCATCCATCACCTCGAATACGGGCGCGTGTCGGTGGGGCACCTCGAAGATGACCCGGCGGAGACCGCGCTGCTGGCCGAGCTATTCCGGGGCGCGGGCATCGAGACGGTCATCGCGCCGAACCTGCGATACGCACGGTGGGAAAAGCTCTGCTGGAATGTGCCGTTCAACGGGCTGAGCGTGGCGGGCGGCGGGATCGGCACGCGGACGATTCTCGAGGACCGGGAGCTGCGCGCGTTCGCCGAGGGTGCGATGCGGGAGGTGGTCCGGGCCGGGAATGCCGACCTCGCGGCAGCCGGGAGCGAGGCGCGGCTGGACGAGGAGGATGTGGTGCGGCGGATGTTCGCCCAGACGGAAGCGATGGCGGACTACCGGACGAGCATGGTGATCGACTTGGTGCTCGGGCGGCCGCTGGAGGCGGAGGCGATCCTGGGGAACCCGGTGCGCCGGGCGCGGGAGCTGGCCGTTCAGGTGCCGCGGATGGAGGCGCTATACGCACTGGTGCGGCACGCGGACCTGGCGCGGCGGGGCGAGCGACGGCTGCTGACGCCGGAGGACCTGCGGCTGCCCGAATCCGTTGTTTGA
- a CDS encoding DinB family protein yields MTGIRELLIDGIEQVNSWWEDALKNLTDEQANWLLPGNTVSIGFNAWHALRTQDDIVNFVLQGRKPTVWMSEGFAERLGLPPVGQGTGMSLEEARKLQVQVAPLREYNQRVKEVTLEFIKNVPLEDLEAIQPIRPLGEMPKWKVLRQVVMTHSFMHLGEVNAIKGAQGMAFGI; encoded by the coding sequence ATGACCGGGATTCGTGAACTGCTGATCGATGGCATCGAGCAGGTGAACAGCTGGTGGGAGGACGCGCTGAAGAACCTGACCGACGAGCAGGCGAACTGGCTGCTGCCGGGCAACACGGTAAGCATTGGGTTCAATGCGTGGCACGCGCTCCGCACGCAGGACGATATCGTCAACTTCGTGCTGCAGGGGCGGAAGCCGACGGTGTGGATGTCGGAAGGGTTTGCCGAGCGGCTTGGGCTGCCGCCTGTTGGGCAGGGGACGGGGATGTCGCTGGAGGAAGCGCGGAAGCTGCAGGTGCAGGTGGCGCCGCTCCGGGAGTACAACCAGCGCGTGAAAGAGGTGACGCTGGAGTTCATCAAGAACGTGCCGCTGGAGGACCTTGAGGCGATCCAGCCGATTCGCCCGCTGGGCGAGATGCCGAAGTGGAAGGTGCTGCGGCAGGTGGTGATGACGCACAGCTTCATGCACCTCGGAGAGGTGAACGCCATCAAGGGCGCGCAGGGGATGGCGTTCGGCATCTAA
- a CDS encoding Gmad2 immunoglobulin-like domain-containing protein — MPWYRVARVSLVALALGGVALLGACSDKDEPAPPAAGTATAAPATAAPTGPAQPTPTAPAPSPTPALTGMCPPNPDPAPATVAVVTQPAPNASVTSPLTVTGMVEAFEATFQAQLLDAQQNQLAHVVGMAQQGQVLSPFSVQLTFTVSAPTPGCLRIYQQSAKDGSDTKIVHVPVVLMP; from the coding sequence ATGCCCTGGTACCGGGTTGCACGGGTTTCGCTTGTGGCGCTGGCGCTCGGCGGCGTCGCGCTGCTGGGTGCCTGCAGCGACAAGGACGAGCCGGCTCCGCCGGCGGCGGGAACGGCCACCGCCGCACCGGCGACGGCCGCGCCGACCGGCCCGGCCCAGCCTACGCCGACGGCGCCGGCACCCAGCCCGACGCCCGCGCTAACCGGGATGTGCCCGCCGAACCCGGACCCGGCCCCGGCGACCGTCGCCGTCGTGACGCAGCCGGCCCCGAACGCGAGCGTGACGAGCCCGCTCACGGTGACGGGTATGGTCGAGGCGTTCGAGGCGACCTTCCAGGCGCAGCTGCTGGACGCGCAGCAGAACCAGCTGGCGCACGTGGTGGGGATGGCCCAGCAGGGGCAGGTGCTCTCGCCGTTCAGTGTGCAGCTGACGTTCACGGTGTCGGCGCCGACGCCGGGGTGCCTGCGCATCTACCAGCAGAGCGCGAAAGACGGTTCTGACACGAAGATTGTGCACGTGCCGGTGGTGCTGATGCCGTAG
- a CDS encoding pyridoxal phosphate-dependent aminotransferase produces MPRAHIARRTSVFSESVIREMTRLAMLHGAMNLAQGYPDFPAPAFIKQAAVDAINADINQYAITWGSPRLRRAIAEKTRRFYGLDIDPDREVTVTCGATEAMMCAMLAVVEDGDEVIVFEPFYENYVPDAAMSGARLVFVTLRGENFSFDPGELRRAFSPRTRAIIVNTPNNPSGKVFSRAELEQIAALCQEFDTLCITDEIYEHILYDGREHIPIATLPGMYQRTITISGLSKTFSVTGWRLGYLIAPPHLTDALRKVHDFLTVGAPAPLQEAAAVAIEQADAYYPELREMYAAKRAILLDALRAAGFACHQPEGAYYIMADFSALGFDGDDTAFAHHLIRDIGVAPVPGSSFYRPGSDAGSRMVRFTFSKSDETLREAARRLASR; encoded by the coding sequence ATGCCCCGCGCCCACATCGCGCGCCGCACGAGCGTCTTCAGCGAATCGGTCATCCGCGAGATGACCCGCCTCGCCATGCTCCACGGCGCCATGAACCTCGCCCAGGGCTACCCCGATTTCCCGGCACCCGCGTTCATCAAACAGGCCGCCGTCGACGCCATCAACGCCGACATCAACCAGTACGCCATCACCTGGGGCTCACCCCGCCTCCGCCGCGCCATCGCCGAAAAAACCCGCCGATTCTACGGCCTCGACATCGACCCCGACCGCGAGGTCACCGTCACCTGCGGCGCCACCGAGGCGATGATGTGCGCCATGCTCGCCGTCGTCGAGGACGGCGACGAGGTCATCGTCTTCGAGCCCTTCTACGAGAACTACGTGCCCGATGCCGCCATGTCCGGCGCGCGCCTCGTCTTCGTCACCCTCCGCGGCGAAAACTTCTCCTTCGACCCCGGCGAGCTCCGCCGGGCCTTCTCGCCGCGCACCCGCGCCATCATCGTCAACACGCCGAACAACCCCAGCGGCAAGGTCTTCTCCCGCGCCGAACTCGAGCAGATCGCCGCCCTCTGCCAGGAATTCGACACCCTCTGCATCACCGACGAAATCTACGAGCACATCCTCTACGACGGCCGCGAGCACATCCCCATCGCCACGCTGCCGGGCATGTACCAGCGGACCATCACCATTAGCGGCCTCTCCAAGACCTTCTCTGTCACCGGCTGGCGGCTCGGCTACCTCATAGCCCCGCCGCACCTCACCGACGCGCTCCGCAAGGTGCACGACTTCCTCACTGTCGGCGCCCCCGCTCCGCTCCAGGAAGCTGCCGCCGTCGCCATCGAACAGGCCGATGCGTACTACCCCGAACTCCGCGAGATGTACGCCGCCAAGCGCGCCATCCTCCTCGACGCGCTCCGCGCAGCCGGCTTCGCCTGCCACCAGCCCGAGGGCGCCTACTACATCATGGCCGACTTCTCTGCCCTCGGGTTCGACGGCGACGACACCGCCTTCGCCCACCACCTCATCCGCGATATCGGCGTCGCCCCCGTCCCCGGCTCCAGCTTCTACCGCCCCGGCAGCGACGCCGGCAGCCGGATGGTCCGCTTCACCTTCTCCAAGTCCGACGAGACGCTCCGCGAGGCAGCCCGCCGGCTCGCCAGCCGCTAG
- a CDS encoding acyl-CoA mutase large subunit family protein — protein sequence MHVDPDRARQLRAEYDEAVLREGKELAGPFMTVSGRPINRVYDPTDTADLDYERDINLPGNYPFTRGIHRTGYRGKPWTIRMFSGFGSVEETNQRYKDLLAAGNNGLSIAFDMPTLMGYDHDDPWAEGEFGACGVAVDHLGDMEILLEGIPLDKITTSMTINSPAPVVWALFIAAAEKRGIPRAKLAGTLQNDILKEYIAQNEFIYPPAESMRLVTDTIEFASKEMPLWNPISVSGYHIREAGATAAQELAFTLADGIEYVKWALARGLDIDSFAPRISFFFNAHNDFFEEIAKYRAARRIWARQMRERFGAKNPRSWVLRFHTQTAGVSLTEQQPEVNLIRVAIQALAAVLGGTQSLHTDAMDEAIALPSDKAARLAVRTQQVILHETGVINTVDPLGGSWFVERLTADIERDALDYIEKIEALGGVIPAIESGYLQKEIADASARFQREVDTRDRIIVGVNEYVLDEPKEIPILRMDPEGEKRHLARLKKHRAERDPDRWAAAMQALENASRDPRANTMPYILDAVNAGATVGEVCNMWRRVFGEYREHVVV from the coding sequence ATGCACGTCGACCCCGACCGCGCCCGCCAGCTTCGCGCCGAGTACGACGAGGCCGTCCTGCGCGAAGGCAAAGAGCTCGCCGGCCCCTTCATGACCGTCTCCGGCCGCCCTATCAACCGCGTCTACGACCCGACCGACACCGCGGATCTCGACTACGAACGCGACATCAACCTCCCCGGCAACTACCCCTTCACCCGCGGCATCCACCGCACCGGCTACCGCGGCAAGCCCTGGACCATCCGCATGTTCAGCGGCTTCGGCTCCGTCGAAGAGACCAACCAGCGGTACAAGGACCTCCTCGCTGCCGGCAACAACGGCCTCTCCATCGCCTTCGATATGCCCACCCTCATGGGCTACGACCACGATGACCCCTGGGCCGAAGGCGAATTCGGCGCCTGCGGCGTCGCCGTCGACCACCTCGGCGACATGGAGATCCTCCTCGAGGGCATCCCCCTCGACAAAATCACCACCTCCATGACCATCAACAGCCCGGCGCCCGTCGTCTGGGCCCTCTTCATCGCTGCCGCCGAAAAGCGCGGCATCCCCCGCGCGAAGCTCGCCGGCACCCTCCAGAACGACATCCTCAAGGAGTACATCGCCCAGAACGAGTTCATCTACCCGCCGGCCGAATCGATGCGTCTCGTTACCGACACCATCGAGTTCGCATCGAAGGAGATGCCCCTCTGGAACCCCATCTCCGTCTCCGGCTACCACATCCGCGAAGCCGGCGCCACGGCAGCCCAGGAGCTCGCCTTCACCCTCGCCGACGGTATCGAGTACGTGAAGTGGGCCCTCGCCCGCGGCCTCGATATCGATAGCTTCGCACCCCGGATCTCCTTCTTCTTCAACGCCCACAACGACTTCTTCGAAGAAATCGCCAAGTACCGCGCCGCACGCCGCATCTGGGCCCGCCAGATGCGCGAACGCTTCGGCGCGAAGAACCCGCGCTCCTGGGTCCTCCGCTTCCATACCCAGACCGCCGGAGTCTCCCTCACTGAACAGCAGCCCGAGGTCAACCTCATCCGCGTCGCCATCCAGGCGCTCGCAGCCGTCCTCGGCGGCACCCAGTCGCTCCACACCGACGCCATGGACGAAGCGATCGCCCTCCCCTCCGACAAAGCCGCCCGCCTCGCCGTCCGCACCCAGCAGGTCATCCTCCACGAGACCGGCGTCATCAACACCGTCGACCCGCTCGGCGGCTCCTGGTTCGTCGAACGGCTCACCGCCGATATCGAACGCGACGCCCTCGACTACATCGAAAAGATCGAAGCGCTCGGCGGCGTCATCCCTGCCATCGAATCCGGCTACCTCCAGAAGGAAATCGCTGACGCCTCCGCCCGCTTCCAGCGCGAAGTCGACACCCGCGACCGCATCATCGTCGGGGTCAACGAGTACGTCCTCGACGAACCGAAAGAGATCCCCATCCTCCGCATGGACCCCGAGGGCGAGAAGCGCCACCTCGCCCGCCTCAAGAAGCACCGCGCCGAGCGAGACCCCGACCGCTGGGCCGCCGCCATGCAGGCCCTCGAAAACGCCAGCCGCGACCCCAGGGCGAACACCATGCCCTACATCCTCGATGCCGTGAACGCCGGGGCAACCGTCGGCGAGGTCTGCAACATGTGGCGCCGCGTCTTCGGCGAATACCGGGAGCACGTGGTGGTGTAA
- a CDS encoding YajQ family cyclic di-GMP-binding protein, giving the protein MAKDESFDITTGADLQEVANAINQARKEIGTRFDFKGVVAEIDYEHGTNRFVLHAQDDYKLEAMWQVVAQRMVARNVPLKNLVRGTPQKASGGTLRQEVTIVQGIEQEIARKIVKFIKEQKYKKAQAQIQGDAVRVSSPSRDELQQVIRDVKAQDWGIELKFGNFR; this is encoded by the coding sequence ATGGCGAAGGACGAGAGTTTCGACATCACGACGGGCGCGGACCTCCAGGAAGTAGCGAACGCGATCAACCAGGCGCGGAAGGAGATTGGGACGCGGTTCGACTTCAAGGGGGTGGTCGCCGAGATCGACTACGAGCACGGGACGAACCGGTTCGTGCTGCACGCGCAGGACGACTACAAGCTGGAGGCGATGTGGCAGGTGGTGGCGCAGCGGATGGTGGCGCGGAACGTACCGCTGAAGAACCTGGTGCGGGGGACGCCGCAGAAGGCCTCGGGCGGGACGCTGCGGCAGGAGGTGACGATCGTGCAGGGGATTGAGCAGGAGATTGCGCGGAAGATTGTGAAGTTCATCAAGGAGCAGAAGTACAAGAAGGCGCAGGCGCAGATCCAGGGGGATGCGGTGCGGGTGAGTTCGCCGAGCCGGGACGAACTGCAGCAGGTGATCCGGGACGTGAAGGCGCAGGACTGGGGGATTGAGCTGAAGTTCGGGAACTTCCGGTAG